From the Cucurbita pepo subsp. pepo cultivar mu-cu-16 chromosome LG05, ASM280686v2, whole genome shotgun sequence genome, one window contains:
- the LOC111795518 gene encoding U-box domain-containing protein 9-like has translation MAKTGVFDSNPTVVGKATDLKRELQKLIVAIIDDDNFSIDAIDQAKEILCALKELKLRKRSRSSNLYENLICPDEFRCPLSTELMRDPVVVSTGETFDRPFIQKWLKSGNRTCPRTQQVLSHTNLTPNHLIRGMISRWCSSRGIELQDRVHYLDDDIITEADRGRFHTLIEKMSATLPEQKAAAKELRMLTKRMPSFRALFGESHDAISLLLSPLCGDKSQSSVHADLQEDLITTLLNLSIHDNNKKLVSETPKVVPLLMEALRSGTMETRSNAAAALFTLSALDSNKVLIGKAGALKPLIDLLDEGHPLSIKDAASAIFNLCIIHENKARAVKDGAVRVLLKKIMNRMHVDELLAILAMLSNHPKAIEEMGELRAVHSLLRIIRESTCSRNKENCIVIIHAICLYDRTQWKDMREEEKCYRTISELAQNGTSRAKRKASGILERLNRVVNTTHTT, from the exons ATGGCGAAAACTGGTGTGTTTGATTCTAATCCTACAGTCGTGGGGAAGGCCACGGATTTGAAGAGGGAGTTACAGAAGCTCATCGTTGCTATAattgatgatgataatttCTCCATAGACGCTATTGATCAAGCTAAAGAGATTCTTTGTGCGCTCAAGGAGTTGAAACTCAGGAAGAGATCACGCTCTTCGAATCTCTACGAGAATCTCATTTGCCCTGATGAATTTCGTTGTCCGCTTTCTACAGAGCTCATGAGAGATCCTGTTGTTGTCTCAACAGGCGAG ACATTCGACAGACCCTTCATTCAAAAATGGTTGAAATCAGGAAACCGAACGTGCCCAAGAACTCAGCAAGTTCTTTCACACACGAACCTTACTCCCAATCACTTGATTCGTGGAATGATATCTCGGTGGTGTAGTAGTCGGGGAATTGAGTTGCAAGATCGTGTCCATTATCTTGATGACGATATAATAACAGAGGCTGATCGGGGCCGTTTTCATACGTTAATAGAGAAAATGTCTGCAACATTACCTGAACAAAAAGCTGCTGCTAAGGAGCTTCGGATGTTGACAAAGCGGATGCCCTCATTTCGAGCACTTTTTGGTGAGTCCCATGATGCCATCTCTTTGTTGCTTAGTCCACTTTGTGGAGATAAATCCCAAAGTAGTGTTCATGCGGATCTGCAAGAAGATTTGATCACAACCCTCTTGAATCTGTCAATCCATGACAACAACAAGAAACTTGTTTCTGAAACTCCCAAGGTAGTACCTCTTCTAATGGAAGCACTGAGATCAGGAACCATGGAAACAAGGAGCAATGCAGCTGCCGCCCTTTTCACTCTGTCAGCTCTCGACTCAAACAAAGTACTCATCGGGAAAGCTGGTGCCTTGAAACCACTCATCGACCTTTTAGATGAGGGGCATCCATTATCTATCAAAGATGCTGCTTCAGCAATATTTAATCTTTGTATAATTCATGAAAATAAAGCAAGAGCTGTGAAAGATGGTGCAGTTCGAGTGCTTCTGAAAAAGATCATGAACCGAATGCACGTTGATGAGTTGTTGGCTATTCTAGCAATGCTTTCGAACCATCCAAAAGCTATTGAGGAAATGGGAGAACTTAGAGCTGTTCATTCCCTGCTCAGAATTATCAGGGAAAGTACTTGTTCACGTAACAAGGAAAATTGCATTGTGATCATCCATGCTATTTGCTTATACGATCGAACCCAGTGGAAGGACATGAGGGAGGAGGAGAAATGCTATCGAACCATTTCTGAACTTGCTCAGAATGGGACTTCAAGAGCCAAGAGAAAGGCCAGTGGCATACTCGAGAGACTGAACAGGGTAGTTAATACGACCCATACTACATAA